In the candidate division KSB1 bacterium genome, AGCGGATGCACGAGATCGACGAGGAGCTCTATTTCGTCATCGATGAGAGAAGCCACACCATCGATCTCACCGAAAAGGGCCGGGAGGAGCTTTCGCCTCAGGACCCCGAGCTCTTCGTGATCCCTGATCTGGGCACGGAGCTGGCCAGGATCGCGGACGATCAGACCCTCAGCCCTGAGGAGAAAATCCGCAAGCGGGAGGAGGTCGAGCAGCTGCACGCCGAGCGCAGCGAGCGGGTGCACAACATCTCCCAGCTCCTTCGCGCGTACTCCCTCTTTGAGCGGGACGTGGATTACATCGTGACGGAGGACGGACGGGTCGTAATCGTCGACGAGTTCACCGGCCGCCTGATGCCGGGGCGCCGCTACTCCGACGGCCTCCACCAGGCGCTCGAGGCCAAGGAGGGGGTCAAGATCGAGCGGGAAACCCAAACGCTGGCCACGATCACCCTGCAGAACTACTTCCGCAAGTACAAGAAGCTGGCCGGGATGACGGGCACGGCGGCGACCGAAGCCCACGAATTCTGGGAAATCTACAAGCTGGACGTGGTCGTCATTCCCACCAATAAACCGGTCCGGCGAATCGACTACGACGACGTGGTGTACCGCACCAAGCGGGAGAAGTACAACGCCATCATCGAGGAAATCGAGGAATTGTACCGGCAAAAACGGCCGGTGCTGGTGGGAACCACCTCGGTGGAGGTCTCGGAGACCCTGAGCCGAATGCTGCGGCGAAGGGGTATTCCCCACAACGTCCTCAATGCCAAGTATCATCAGAAGGAGGCGGAGATCGTCGCCCGGGCGGGGCAACCTGGTGCCGTCACCATCGCCACGAACATGGCGGGAAGGGGTACGGACATCAAACTGGGGCCGGGGGTGGTGAAGCATCCGAACTGTGCTCTGGTCAAACCGGAGCCGGGCATGGAGCCCTGCCCGTACATCCACGAGTATCGCTGCTACGAAGATGTGCCGTGCGGGCTGCGCATCATCGGCACCGAACGCCATGAAGCGCGTCGCATCGATCTTCAGCTGCGGGGTCGCGCGGGTCGACAGGGCGATCCCGGCTCCTCTCGCTTCTATCTATCGCTCGAAGATGATCTGATGCGGCTTTTTGGCTCCGACCGGATTGCGGCGATCATGGACCGGCTCGGAGTTCAGGAAGGGGAGGTCATTACCCATCGCATGGTCAGCAAGTCTATCGAGCGGGCCCAGAAGCGGGTCGAGATGCAGAATTTCGAGATCCGCAAGCACCTGCTCGAGTACGATGATGTGATGAATCGCCAGCGCGAGGTGATCTACGCGATGCGGAACCAGGCCCTGCGCGGGGAAAATCTGCGTCAGGACATGATGGACCGCATCGAGCAGTTCGCCGATGACCTGGTGAGCAAGTACGCTTCGCAAAGCAAGTACCCGGACGATTGGAACTGGGAGGCAATTCAGCGCGATTTCCAGCGGACGATCCGTCGGCCCCTCTTGATCAACGCTGAGGAGCGGCTTACCCTCAAGCCCGAAGACTTGTTCGCTCGCATCCGTGACCAGGCTATCCAAGCCTATGTGGAGAAAGAAAAGGCGGTCGGCGAGCCGGCCATGCGCCAGCTGGAACGCCTCGCCACGCTGTACGTGATCGACGAGCGCTGGCGCGATCACCTCTACGCCATGGACCAGCTCAAGGAAGGCATTGGACTGCGGGCGTACGGGCAGAAGGATCCGCTCATCGAGTACAAGAGCGAAAGCTTCAACATGTTCCAGGAGCTCCTGGAGGACATCAATCGCTCGGTGCTGGAGCTCATTTTCAAGACGCAGGTCACCGTGGAGGTGCCGCTCCCCGTGCGCCGTCGCCGGCCGGTTCCGGAGCAACTCCAGGCGGTCCACGCACCGACCGTCGGGATGGGCCTCACGGCTGCCGCCCCGGTTGGTGAGGCGAGCGAAATCGTTACCTCCCAGCCAGGGGGACCTGCCCAGGTGAAGCGACAGCCCATTAAGCTGGGGCAGAAGATTGGTCGCAATGACCCCTGCTGGTGCGGCAGCGGAAAGAAGTACAAGCACTGCCATGGCCGGATGCTGTAGCGCGTGCTCTCCTTGGGAGCCGCGTACCGTCGCAGGTGGAAAGGATGTGAGCTTGGGACCGAACGGGGGTAAGGTGAGGGGACTTCCTTCCAGATCGTTGTGGGCTCGAGGTTCTTCAAATCCGCGGGGTTGCGCGTAGAGAGAAAAGGGGAGGGAGGCTGAGGCAGGGGGGAGGAGACCTTCCGAGGCGGCCAAGGCTATGAAATCTTGATAATAAGGCTTGATTTTGCGGGGCCCGTTCCTATATTGGCGCAAGCACGCTCGGGGGATCAAGACGAAGTCACGCCTGGAGGGAGAGAAAATGAACGAGCGCGTGATCGAGATCTTGGTGTACATCATGTCGGAGATCCGGAATCGACGGACCGGGATCGGACGACTGGAAGCGCTCTCCCAGGACCTCCTTCAGCAGGGCTACAGCGAAAGCGAGATCAGCTCCGCCTTTGCC is a window encoding:
- the secA gene encoding preprotein translocase subunit SecA; protein product: MASLIAKIFGTKHERDIKKIMPIVRQINEIYESYHSLTDEQLRAKTLEFKDRIRQRVEPIQRRIAELEELLRADVVGGDGREEIVPERIREEIAQLEDEEFRITQKTLDEILPEAYAAVKETCRRLVGQRWKVTGHEIEWDMIPFDVQLIGAVVLHQGKIAEMATGEGKTLVATMPLYLNALPGKGVHLVTVNDYLAQRDAEWMGKIYEFLGLSVAYITNDMTPPQRKKAYLADITYGTNNEFGFDYLRDNMAIRLEDQVQRGHYYAIIDEVDSVLIDEARTPLIISGPVEHSFHRFSEMKPLVESLVRKQTHLVNSIVAEAERLLGEGKEYEAGIRLLQALRGAPKNKRLMKLLLEPGIKKLINHVENDFLRDKRMHEIDEELYFVIDERSHTIDLTEKGREELSPQDPELFVIPDLGTELARIADDQTLSPEEKIRKREEVEQLHAERSERVHNISQLLRAYSLFERDVDYIVTEDGRVVIVDEFTGRLMPGRRYSDGLHQALEAKEGVKIERETQTLATITLQNYFRKYKKLAGMTGTAATEAHEFWEIYKLDVVVIPTNKPVRRIDYDDVVYRTKREKYNAIIEEIEELYRQKRPVLVGTTSVEVSETLSRMLRRRGIPHNVLNAKYHQKEAEIVARAGQPGAVTIATNMAGRGTDIKLGPGVVKHPNCALVKPEPGMEPCPYIHEYRCYEDVPCGLRIIGTERHEARRIDLQLRGRAGRQGDPGSSRFYLSLEDDLMRLFGSDRIAAIMDRLGVQEGEVITHRMVSKSIERAQKRVEMQNFEIRKHLLEYDDVMNRQREVIYAMRNQALRGENLRQDMMDRIEQFADDLVSKYASQSKYPDDWNWEAIQRDFQRTIRRPLLINAEERLTLKPEDLFARIRDQAIQAYVEKEKAVGEPAMRQLERLATLYVIDERWRDHLYAMDQLKEGIGLRAYGQKDPLIEYKSESFNMFQELLEDINRSVLELIFKTQVTVEVPLPVRRRRPVPEQLQAVHAPTVGMGLTAAAPVGEASEIVTSQPGGPAQVKRQPIKLGQKIGRNDPCWCGSGKKYKHCHGRML